The following coding sequences lie in one Montipora foliosa isolate CH-2021 chromosome 11, ASM3666993v2, whole genome shotgun sequence genomic window:
- the LOC137976258 gene encoding uncharacterized protein has product MYISLLDEQQINKQVESDEHEQQSNMNVESNELPHQVPTGEQSTFFFALDDHQEQLDPTIMDICEELQPSIMDLYSVNPEIFNNKYSVNPDIFNENYCDSQRSTTPDQHKEVSQAKMYYNTQVKTLSHQLTQDVTRQLLQLRIVKNTTKNSNSKVNGRGQNAEPYSMQYPNGVPKKCYFE; this is encoded by the exons ATGTACATTTCTCTTCTAGATGAGCAGCaaatcaacaaacaagttgagtCAGACGAGc ATGAGCAGCAAAGTAACATGAACGTAGAGTCAAACGAGT TGCCACATCAAGTTCCCACTGGGGAACAAAGCACTT ttttcttcgCATTAGATGATC ATCAAGAACAACTAGACCCAACCATCATGGACATTT GTGAAGAACTACAGCCAAGCATCATGGACCTCT ACTCAGTCAATCCAgaaattttcaacaacaaaT ACTCAGTCAATCCTGATATTTTCAACGAGAACT ATTGTGACAGCCAGAGGAGTACAACACCAGATCAGCATAA GGAAGTATCACAGGCAAAAATGTACTACAACACACAGGTCAAAACCTT ATCACATCAGCTCACTCAAGATGTTACGAG GCAGCTGCTGCAACTCAGGATAGTTAAAAATACAACTAAAAATAGTAACAGTAAAGTCAacgggagaggacaaaacgcagAGCCCTACTCCATGCAGTACCCTAATGGAGTACCCAAAAAAtgctatttcgaatga